In Pseudomonas sp. DNDY-54, a genomic segment contains:
- a CDS encoding LysR substrate-binding domain-containing protein has protein sequence MANYPSIDAELLRSFVAIADHGGFTRAAEAVNRTQSAISMQMKRLEEDVLQRSVFERDGRQVRLTPEGQILLGYARRILKLHGEVLTTLREPHMVGSVRIGTPDDYVMRFLPGILSRFAQAYPLVQVEVHCEPSYQLLQRRDLDLSIVTREPGTEIGQLLRRERFVWAEAPGFNTHEQRPMPLAMFNTECFCRAWACNALDSLDIPYRVAYTSPSLSALMAVVNAGLAVTAQLQSLVTADMRLLGEAEGMPELPMSSIVLLRSERNRSQVSETLAEHIVEGFRV, from the coding sequence ATGGCCAACTATCCCAGTATCGACGCCGAGCTGCTCCGCAGCTTTGTAGCCATTGCCGATCACGGCGGATTCACACGAGCAGCAGAAGCGGTCAACCGGACCCAGTCGGCCATCAGCATGCAAATGAAACGCCTGGAAGAAGACGTGCTGCAGCGCTCGGTTTTCGAGCGCGACGGTCGTCAGGTGCGGCTCACACCCGAGGGCCAGATTCTCCTTGGCTATGCGCGCAGGATCCTCAAGCTCCACGGCGAAGTGCTGACGACGTTACGTGAGCCGCACATGGTGGGTTCTGTCCGCATCGGCACGCCCGACGACTATGTGATGCGCTTTCTACCGGGCATCCTGTCGCGCTTCGCCCAGGCGTATCCGCTCGTGCAAGTCGAGGTGCACTGCGAACCTTCCTATCAGTTGCTGCAGCGGCGTGACCTAGACCTGTCCATCGTGACCCGCGAACCCGGCACCGAGATCGGCCAGCTGCTGCGCCGCGAGCGCTTCGTATGGGCAGAAGCGCCCGGCTTCAACACCCACGAGCAACGGCCGATGCCGCTGGCGATGTTCAACACCGAGTGCTTCTGCCGCGCCTGGGCGTGCAACGCACTGGATAGCCTGGATATCCCTTACCGGGTTGCCTACACCAGCCCGAGCCTGTCCGCGCTGATGGCCGTCGTGAATGCGGGACTGGCCGTCACGGCGCAGCTGCAGAGCCTGGTCACCGCCGACATGCGGCTGCTGGGGGAAGCTGAGGGCATGCCAGAATTGCCGATGAGCAGCATCGTGCTGCTGCGCAGTGAGCGCAACCGATCACAAGTCAGCGAAACGCTGGCTGAACACATCGTGGAAGGCTTCCGCGTTTAA
- a CDS encoding N-acetylglutaminylglutamine amidotransferase: MCGIAGELRFDNQPADLAAVERITQHLTSRGPDACGFNSQGPLALGHRRLKIMDLCEASGQPMIDSALGLSMVFNGAIYNYPELRAELEALGYSFFSGGDTEVLLKGFHAWGEALLPRLNGMFAFAIWQRDVQELFIARDRLGIKPLYLSKTGDRLRFASTLPALLKGGDIAGVLNPVALNHYMSFHAVVPAPDTLIAGIEKLPPGTFMRVDATGKTSQQRWWQLEFGASEEEQQYSFEDWQDRTLATLRQSVALRQRAAVDVGVLLSGGVDSSLLVGLLREAGAADNLLTFSIGFEDAGGERGDEFKYSDLIAEHYQTRHHQLRIQEKEILEQLPAAFRAMSEPMVSHDCIAFYLLSREVSKHCKVVQSGQGADELFAGYHWYPQVDGAQDPVEAYLAAFRDRTYEEYAETLQQQWVKGDFSGDFVRQHFAQPGADAAVDKALRIDSTVMLVDDPVKRVDNMTMAWGLEARVPFLDHNVAELSARIPAKYKLPEGGKYVLKEAARKVIPAAVIDRPKGYFPVPGLKHLQGNTLNWVRELLTDPSQDRGLYNPAMLEKLFNDPEGQLTPLRGSKLWQLAAVNLWLSEQGL; this comes from the coding sequence ATGTGTGGCATAGCTGGCGAACTTCGCTTCGATAATCAACCGGCCGATCTGGCCGCCGTTGAACGCATCACCCAACACCTCACTTCCCGTGGCCCAGACGCGTGTGGCTTCAACAGCCAAGGCCCGCTTGCACTCGGCCACCGTCGCTTGAAAATCATGGATCTGTGCGAGGCCTCGGGCCAGCCAATGATCGATTCCGCGCTGGGCCTCTCGATGGTCTTCAACGGCGCCATCTACAACTACCCGGAATTGCGTGCCGAGCTCGAAGCGCTGGGATACAGCTTCTTCTCCGGCGGCGATACGGAAGTCCTGCTCAAGGGTTTTCATGCCTGGGGCGAGGCGCTGCTGCCGCGGCTCAATGGCATGTTTGCGTTCGCGATATGGCAGCGCGACGTACAGGAACTGTTCATTGCGCGCGATCGCCTCGGCATCAAGCCGCTCTATCTGTCGAAGACCGGCGACCGACTGCGTTTCGCCTCGACGCTTCCGGCGCTGCTCAAAGGGGGTGATATTGCCGGCGTGCTCAACCCTGTTGCGCTCAACCACTACATGAGTTTCCACGCAGTGGTCCCGGCGCCTGACACGTTGATTGCCGGCATTGAAAAGTTGCCGCCGGGTACGTTCATGCGCGTCGACGCGACGGGTAAAACCAGCCAGCAACGCTGGTGGCAGCTCGAATTTGGCGCCTCGGAAGAAGAGCAGCAGTACAGCTTCGAAGATTGGCAGGACCGCACCCTGGCAACGCTGCGCCAGTCCGTCGCCCTGCGCCAGCGCGCCGCGGTCGATGTAGGCGTGCTGTTGTCCGGCGGGGTCGATTCCAGCCTGCTCGTAGGCCTGCTGCGCGAAGCCGGCGCAGCGGACAATCTGCTGACCTTCTCGATTGGTTTCGAAGATGCCGGCGGCGAACGCGGTGACGAATTCAAATATTCCGACCTGATCGCCGAGCATTACCAGACGCGACACCATCAGCTGCGCATCCAGGAAAAGGAAATCCTCGAGCAATTGCCCGCTGCCTTCCGTGCGATGAGCGAGCCAATGGTCAGTCACGACTGCATCGCCTTTTACTTGCTCTCGCGTGAAGTATCCAAGCACTGCAAGGTTGTACAGAGCGGCCAGGGTGCAGACGAGCTGTTCGCGGGTTACCACTGGTACCCACAAGTGGATGGCGCGCAGGACCCGGTCGAGGCCTATCTCGCCGCGTTCCGCGACCGCACCTATGAAGAATATGCCGAGACGCTGCAGCAACAGTGGGTCAAGGGTGACTTCTCAGGCGACTTTGTACGCCAGCACTTCGCCCAGCCGGGCGCTGACGCGGCGGTAGACAAGGCGCTACGTATCGACAGCACCGTGATGTTGGTCGACGACCCGGTCAAGCGCGTCGACAACATGACGATGGCCTGGGGCCTGGAAGCGCGCGTGCCCTTCCTGGATCACAACGTGGCGGAGCTTTCGGCACGTATTCCGGCCAAGTACAAACTGCCTGAGGGCGGCAAGTACGTTCTCAAGGAAGCGGCGCGAAAGGTGATCCCGGCTGCAGTCATCGACCGGCCAAAGGGTTATTTCCCGGTGCCAGGGCTCAAACATCTCCAAGGCAACACCTTGAACTGGGTGCGCGAATTGCTGACGGACCCGAGCCAGGATCGCGGCCTGTATAACCCGGCGATGCTCGAGAAACTGTTCAATGACCCGGAAGGCCAGCTGACGCCTCTGCGGGGTTCGAAACTGTGGCAACTGGCAGCAGTCAACCTATGGTTGAGCGAGCAAGGCCTATAA
- a CDS encoding DUF1127 domain-containing protein — protein MKSHAGFANIGAATNRHLSSTALLRAFWQQLTRWHALYRQRQQLASLSDEMLKDIGLSRADIEPEVNRPFWDEPFRRG, from the coding sequence ATGAAAAGCCATGCTGGGTTTGCAAATATTGGGGCGGCGACCAACCGCCACCTATCCTCGACGGCCTTGTTGCGGGCGTTCTGGCAGCAACTGACGCGCTGGCATGCGCTGTATCGTCAGCGTCAGCAGCTCGCCTCGCTGAGCGATGAAATGCTCAAGGACATCGGGTTAAGCCGTGCCGATATCGAACCGGAAGTGAACCGTCCTTTCTGGGATGAGCCTTTCCGTCGCGGCTGA
- a CDS encoding thiolase family protein: MREVVIVDSVRTGLAKSFRGKFNMTRPDDMAAHCVNALLARNNLDPKLVEDCIVGAGSNEGAQGYNIGRNVAVLSNLGIQCAGMTLNRFCSSGLQSIAIAANQIASGCSDIIVAGGVESITMTAKSKNTDNLFNPILQERVPGLYHSMGQTAEMVARRYNVTREQQDIYSLQSQQRTARAQAEGLFQDEIVPMNVRYFTEDKNTGERTEHEGVVDRDDCNRPDTTLESLSGLKPVFADDGSVTAGNASQLSDGASMTLVMSLDKALELGLKPRAFFRGFTVAGCEPEEMGIGPVFSVPRLLKAKGLQVSDIDLWELNEAFASQCLYCRDTLEIDNEKFNVNGGSISIGHPFGMTGSRTAGHLIRELQRRNLRYGVVTMCVGGGMGASGLFEAVR, translated from the coding sequence ATGCGTGAAGTAGTGATCGTCGACAGCGTACGGACCGGCCTGGCCAAGTCCTTCCGCGGCAAGTTCAACATGACCCGTCCGGATGACATGGCGGCTCATTGTGTCAACGCGCTGCTGGCCCGCAACAATCTGGACCCCAAACTGGTCGAGGATTGCATCGTTGGTGCAGGCTCCAACGAAGGCGCGCAGGGCTACAACATTGGCCGCAACGTGGCGGTGCTCTCCAACCTGGGCATTCAATGCGCGGGTATGACACTCAATCGCTTCTGCTCGTCTGGCCTGCAATCCATTGCCATTGCGGCCAACCAGATCGCCTCCGGCTGCAGCGATATCATCGTCGCCGGTGGAGTCGAATCCATCACCATGACCGCCAAGAGCAAGAACACCGACAACCTGTTCAACCCCATCCTGCAGGAGCGCGTACCGGGCCTTTATCACAGCATGGGCCAGACTGCCGAGATGGTCGCGCGTCGCTACAACGTGACCCGTGAACAGCAGGACATCTATTCGCTGCAAAGCCAGCAACGCACCGCCCGAGCGCAGGCCGAAGGGCTGTTCCAGGACGAAATCGTGCCGATGAACGTCCGTTATTTCACTGAAGACAAGAACACCGGCGAGCGCACCGAGCATGAGGGCGTAGTCGATCGTGACGATTGCAATCGCCCGGATACCACCCTGGAAAGCCTGTCGGGTCTAAAGCCGGTGTTTGCGGATGATGGTTCCGTCACCGCCGGCAATGCGTCGCAGCTGTCAGACGGCGCTTCGATGACGCTGGTGATGAGCCTGGACAAGGCGCTGGAGTTGGGCCTGAAGCCGCGTGCCTTTTTTCGCGGTTTCACCGTGGCCGGTTGCGAGCCGGAAGAAATGGGTATCGGCCCGGTCTTCTCGGTGCCGCGTCTGCTCAAGGCTAAGGGGCTCCAGGTCAGCGACATCGACCTGTGGGAACTCAACGAAGCCTTTGCTTCGCAATGCCTGTATTGCCGCGACACATTGGAAATCGACAACGAAAAATTCAACGTCAACGGCGGCTCTATCTCCATCGGCCACCCGTTTGGCATGACCGGTTCGCGTACCGCCGGCCACCTGATTCGCGAGCTGCAGCGTCGCAACTTGCGTTACGGGGTTGTGACCATGTGCGTCGGCGGGGGCATGGGCGCTTCGGGGCTGTTCGAAGCAGTGCGTTAA
- a CDS encoding MarR family winged helix-turn-helix transcriptional regulator encodes MSVKNIPDETKWIGADTLELSVFRALRRLQQDAEVHAKRLARYGGLSPVQLMILQVLAGEGQLTASALSKRVSLTAATLSGQLDRLAERGLLLRQRDDQDRRRQWLLLTQEGRALQQQAPSLLSPEFVKRFAALPEWEQHGIAAALLRAASICGPLD; translated from the coding sequence ATGAGCGTGAAAAATATTCCAGATGAAACTAAGTGGATCGGAGCGGATACCTTGGAGTTATCGGTGTTTAGGGCGCTTCGGCGTTTGCAGCAGGACGCGGAAGTTCATGCCAAACGCCTGGCTCGTTATGGTGGACTGAGCCCGGTGCAGCTGATGATTCTGCAGGTACTGGCTGGCGAAGGGCAGCTCACGGCCAGCGCGCTGAGTAAGCGGGTAAGCCTGACAGCCGCCACCCTCTCCGGACAGCTTGATCGGTTGGCCGAGCGGGGGTTGTTGTTGCGCCAGCGCGACGATCAGGATCGGCGCCGGCAATGGCTGCTATTGACGCAGGAGGGGCGGGCGCTGCAACAGCAAGCGCCGTCGTTGCTGTCGCCTGAGTTCGTTAAGCGCTTCGCTGCGCTACCTGAATGGGAGCAGCACGGCATCGCGGCAGCGCTGCTGCGTGCGGCATCAATTTGCGGTCCATTGGACTAG
- the mnmC gene encoding bifunctional tRNA (5-methylaminomethyl-2-thiouridine)(34)-methyltransferase MnmD/FAD-dependent 5-carboxymethylaminomethyl-2-thiouridine(34) oxidoreductase MnmC, with the protein MPPDLTTGFQHAELDWDETGQPLSRLYGDVYFSRVSGMAETTHVFLQPNRLAERFAALRAGERFVIGETGFGTGLNFLCAWALFERTAPAGTRLSFVSVEKHPLSPGDLQRALALWPELQAQAHQLMDQYVAVNPGYQQFHFGRVVLTLLVGDAHECLSSLDARVDAWFLDGFAPPKNPDMWQPELFNQLARLSAAGTTLATFTSAGGVRRALKEAGFEIKRIPGFGKKWESSHGRFLGVAASADTPWYARPAFKPAQRKAIIIGAGLAGCASARSLAARGWQVTVLERHSDIAPEGSGNPQGVLYLKLSAHGTALSQLVVSSFGYTRRLLSSLQRGTDWEACGVLQIAYDDKEAARQAALSDAFPPSLLRAVERAEAEQLAGVALDHGGLFFPDAGWAHPPALCRWMIEHPAIKLIPHRQPVELRRIDGCWQALQDGEILAEAPVVVMAGAADTARFSQSAWLPLKRIRGQITGLPATEQSRALRTVLCAKGYVAPPRDGLHTLGASFNFAEADPGPSDAEHRSNLEMLEEMSADLYQRLSPGSTEALLGRVAYRCTSPDYLPIVGPLADPAQFATAYAVLAKDARQVPETPCPWLDGLYVNTAHGSRGMVTAPLAGELLASWIEDEPLPLPRALAEACHPNRFLLRKLIRRED; encoded by the coding sequence ATGCCTCCAGACCTCACCACCGGTTTCCAGCACGCCGAGCTCGATTGGGATGAGACGGGGCAGCCGCTTTCCCGCTTGTACGGCGACGTCTATTTCTCCCGTGTATCGGGAATGGCCGAAACCACGCACGTGTTTCTGCAACCAAACCGACTCGCTGAGCGTTTTGCTGCGCTACGCGCGGGCGAGCGGTTTGTTATTGGCGAAACCGGGTTCGGCACGGGGCTGAATTTTCTGTGCGCCTGGGCCTTATTCGAGCGTACCGCGCCAGCGGGCACGCGCCTGAGCTTTGTCAGTGTGGAGAAGCATCCACTCAGCCCTGGCGATCTGCAGCGCGCTTTGGCGCTGTGGCCCGAGCTTCAGGCTCAGGCACATCAGCTGATGGACCAGTACGTCGCGGTCAACCCCGGGTATCAGCAGTTTCACTTCGGCAGGGTAGTGCTCACGCTGCTGGTAGGCGATGCACACGAATGCCTGAGCAGCCTGGACGCGCGGGTCGACGCCTGGTTTCTGGACGGCTTCGCCCCGCCCAAGAACCCCGACATGTGGCAGCCTGAGCTATTCAATCAACTGGCGCGGTTGTCCGCAGCCGGTACGACACTGGCAACGTTTACCAGTGCCGGCGGCGTACGGCGTGCACTCAAGGAAGCCGGCTTTGAAATCAAGCGGATTCCTGGCTTCGGGAAAAAATGGGAGAGCTCACACGGCCGCTTTCTCGGAGTCGCCGCGTCGGCCGACACGCCGTGGTACGCGCGACCAGCCTTCAAACCTGCACAGCGCAAGGCGATAATCATCGGCGCGGGCCTGGCCGGCTGCGCCAGCGCACGAAGCCTGGCCGCCCGTGGCTGGCAGGTCACCGTTCTGGAGCGACACAGTGATATTGCCCCAGAAGGGTCTGGCAACCCACAAGGCGTGCTGTACCTGAAGCTATCGGCACACGGGACGGCGCTTTCGCAATTGGTAGTCAGCAGTTTCGGATACACGCGCCGCCTGCTGTCCAGTCTCCAGCGTGGCACCGATTGGGAGGCCTGCGGGGTCCTGCAGATCGCCTACGATGACAAGGAAGCCGCCCGACAAGCTGCGCTTTCCGATGCGTTCCCGCCGAGCCTTCTGCGCGCTGTGGAGCGCGCGGAGGCCGAACAATTAGCCGGTGTAGCGCTGGATCATGGCGGCCTGTTCTTTCCCGACGCGGGATGGGCACACCCGCCGGCGCTGTGCCGCTGGATGATCGAGCATCCTGCAATCAAGCTGATTCCGCACCGCCAGCCGGTCGAGCTACGCCGCATCGACGGCTGCTGGCAGGCATTGCAGGACGGGGAAATTCTCGCGGAGGCGCCTGTGGTGGTGATGGCGGGCGCAGCCGACACGGCACGATTCAGCCAAAGTGCCTGGCTGCCGCTCAAACGTATCCGCGGACAGATCACCGGCCTGCCCGCCACCGAGCAGAGCCGCGCATTGCGTACCGTACTGTGCGCCAAAGGCTATGTCGCGCCGCCACGTGACGGCCTGCATACGCTGGGCGCCAGCTTCAATTTCGCCGAGGCTGACCCAGGCCCGAGCGACGCAGAGCATCGCTCCAATCTGGAGATGCTCGAAGAGATGTCGGCAGATTTGTACCAACGGCTTAGCCCGGGCAGCACCGAAGCATTGCTCGGTCGAGTCGCGTACCGCTGCACGAGTCCAGACTACCTGCCGATCGTTGGCCCTCTGGCTGATCCTGCGCAGTTCGCTACCGCCTACGCCGTACTGGCAAAAGACGCGCGCCAGGTGCCGGAAACCCCTTGCCCGTGGCTGGACGGCTTATACGTCAATACCGCACACGGCTCGCGCGGCATGGTCACGGCACCACTGGCGGGCGAGCTGCTGGCCTCCTGGATCGAGGATGAGCCGCTCCCGCTGCCTCGCGCGCTCGCCGAGGCCTGTCACCCGAACCGCTTCCTGCTGCGCAAGCTCATCCGTCGGGAGGATTGA
- a CDS encoding BolA family transcriptional regulator — translation MSKLDLIEQALRSALQPQHLQVLDESHMHSRGQETHYKAVIVSEQFGGLNAVKRHQKAYAAMGDLMQQVHALALHTYTPEEWAEQGVAPASPVCAGGHK, via the coding sequence ATGTCCAAACTCGATTTGATTGAACAGGCACTGCGAAGCGCCCTGCAACCTCAACACCTGCAGGTCTTGGATGAAAGCCACATGCACAGCCGCGGGCAGGAAACTCACTACAAAGCCGTGATCGTCAGCGAGCAATTCGGTGGTCTGAACGCCGTCAAGCGCCATCAGAAGGCCTACGCCGCGATGGGCGATTTGATGCAGCAGGTTCACGCCCTCGCATTGCACACTTACACGCCGGAAGAATGGGCTGAGCAGGGCGTTGCGCCCGCTTCACCGGTCTGTGCCGGAGGGCACAAATAA
- a CDS encoding class II fumarate hydratase, whose amino-acid sequence MTRTETDSLGPVEVPEQAYWGAQTQRSLSNFAIGDQRMPLAVCHALALIKKAAARVNDRIGDLPPDIARLIEQAADEVLHGQHDDQFPLVVWQTGSGTQSNMNVNEVIAGRANELAGGTRGGKTPVHPNDHVNRAQSSNDCFPTAMHIAIARAIYDDLLPAIAELSGGIAEKAARHGQLVKTGRTHMMDATPVTFGQELSAFVAQLDIAEQAIRHTLPAVLELAQGGTAVGTGLNAPHGFAEAIAAELAALSGLPFVSAPNKFAALSGHEPLVALSGALKTLATALMKIANDLRLLGSGPRGGFAEVRLPANEPGSSIMPGKVNPTQCEALSMLACQVMGNDVTVSFAASQGHLQLNVFKPVIVHNMLESIRLLADGCRNFNTHCIVGLEPDAGRMAEHLERGLMLVTALNPHIGYDKAAEIAKKAYGEGSTLREAALALGYLTDEEFDQWVRPETMLESSRS is encoded by the coding sequence ATGACACGCACCGAAACCGACAGCCTGGGCCCAGTGGAAGTGCCGGAACAGGCGTATTGGGGAGCGCAGACCCAGCGCTCGTTGAGCAATTTCGCCATCGGCGATCAACGCATGCCGCTTGCCGTTTGCCATGCGCTGGCCTTGATCAAAAAAGCCGCAGCTCGGGTCAACGACCGCATTGGTGATCTGCCGCCGGATATCGCGCGACTGATCGAACAAGCCGCCGATGAGGTTCTCCACGGGCAGCATGACGACCAGTTTCCGCTGGTGGTCTGGCAGACCGGCAGCGGCACCCAGAGCAACATGAATGTCAACGAAGTGATCGCTGGCCGCGCCAACGAACTGGCCGGAGGCACGCGCGGCGGCAAGACGCCTGTTCACCCCAACGATCACGTGAACCGCGCACAGAGTTCGAACGACTGCTTCCCAACAGCCATGCACATCGCCATCGCCCGCGCCATCTACGACGACCTGCTGCCGGCCATTGCCGAGTTGTCCGGCGGCATCGCCGAGAAAGCCGCGCGCCATGGCCAACTGGTCAAGACGGGGCGCACCCACATGATGGACGCCACCCCCGTTACCTTTGGCCAGGAATTGTCGGCCTTCGTCGCGCAACTGGATATCGCCGAGCAGGCGATTCGTCACACCCTGCCCGCGGTCCTCGAACTCGCCCAGGGTGGGACGGCAGTGGGCACCGGACTCAACGCGCCCCACGGATTTGCCGAAGCGATTGCCGCCGAGCTGGCAGCGCTGTCAGGCCTGCCCTTCGTCTCGGCGCCGAACAAGTTTGCAGCATTGTCGGGACATGAACCGCTGGTTGCGCTCTCCGGCGCGCTAAAAACGCTGGCCACGGCGTTGATGAAGATCGCCAACGACTTGCGTCTCCTAGGTTCGGGGCCACGCGGTGGTTTTGCCGAGGTGCGCTTGCCTGCCAACGAACCGGGCAGTTCGATCATGCCGGGCAAGGTCAACCCGACCCAGTGCGAGGCGCTCTCGATGCTCGCCTGTCAGGTGATGGGCAACGACGTCACGGTGAGTTTCGCCGCCAGCCAGGGCCACCTGCAGCTGAACGTATTCAAACCAGTGATCGTGCACAACATGCTCGAGTCGATCCGACTTCTCGCGGATGGTTGCCGCAACTTCAATACGCACTGCATCGTCGGGCTGGAGCCGGATGCCGGACGCATGGCCGAGCACCTCGAGCGCGGCCTGATGCTGGTAACCGCCCTGAATCCGCACATTGGGTACGACAAGGCTGCCGAGATCGCCAAGAAGGCGTATGGCGAAGGCTCCACGTTGCGGGAAGCGGCGTTGGCGCTCGGCTATCTCACCGACGAAGAGTTCGATCAGTGGGTGCGACCGGAAACCATGCTGGAATCCAGCCGCAGCTGA
- the pap gene encoding polyphosphate:AMP phosphotransferase, translated as MFESAEIGHTIDKATYNAEVPVLREALLEAQYRLREQARFPVLILINGIEGAGKGETIKLLSEWMDPRLIRVDSFDVPTDEELSHPPAWRYWRRLPPKGQTGIFFGNWYSKLLEDRVHGRIKKSELELGIDRAQRLERMLCKEGVLIFKFWFHLSKQGMMQRLDSLKDDPLHSWRISPLDWQQSKTYDRFVKHGELILRRSSRDFAPWYVIEGSDERYRSLTAGRLLLEGLNAALDAADQQRVTPHAATVELDTDGMSLLGSLDLDQKLDKETYKDQLVQEQARLSQLLRDHRLRKRGVLALFEGHDAAGKGSAIRRVTGALDPRLYRTIQIAAPSEDELAQPWLWRFWRNVPARGEFTIFDRSWYGRVLVERVEGFCTPDEWLRAYTEINDFEEQLVEAGVVVVKFWLSIDKKTQLERFKEREDTPHKRFKITEEDWRNREKWDEYGLAVADMVDRTSTEIAPWTLVEANDKRFARIKVLRTLNDALEAAIS; from the coding sequence ATGTTCGAATCCGCTGAAATCGGCCACACCATCGACAAGGCGACCTATAACGCCGAGGTTCCTGTCCTGCGCGAAGCGCTGCTGGAAGCGCAGTACCGGCTACGTGAGCAGGCGCGCTTTCCGGTGCTGATCTTGATCAACGGTATCGAGGGGGCAGGCAAGGGCGAGACCATTAAGCTGCTCAGCGAATGGATGGACCCGCGGTTGATCCGTGTCGACAGTTTCGACGTTCCCACCGACGAGGAACTGTCCCATCCACCCGCGTGGCGATATTGGCGACGGCTACCACCGAAAGGGCAGACCGGCATTTTCTTTGGAAACTGGTACAGCAAACTGCTCGAAGACCGCGTGCACGGTCGAATCAAGAAATCCGAGCTGGAGCTGGGCATCGACCGCGCGCAGCGCCTGGAGCGCATGCTCTGCAAGGAAGGGGTGCTGATCTTCAAGTTCTGGTTCCACCTGTCCAAGCAAGGAATGATGCAGCGCCTGGATTCGCTGAAAGACGACCCGCTGCACAGCTGGCGCATCAGTCCGCTGGACTGGCAGCAATCGAAGACCTATGACCGTTTCGTGAAGCATGGCGAGCTGATTCTGCGCCGTAGCAGCCGAGACTTCGCGCCCTGGTACGTCATTGAGGGAAGCGATGAACGCTATCGCAGCCTCACGGCGGGCCGGTTGTTACTGGAAGGGCTCAACGCTGCCTTGGATGCGGCTGATCAGCAACGCGTAACGCCCCATGCGGCTACGGTCGAGCTGGACACTGACGGCATGAGCCTGCTCGGCAGCCTCGACCTGGATCAAAAGCTCGACAAGGAAACATACAAAGATCAGCTGGTGCAGGAGCAGGCGCGTCTGTCTCAGCTTTTACGGGATCACCGGCTGCGCAAGCGTGGCGTGTTGGCGCTGTTCGAAGGCCACGATGCCGCTGGCAAGGGCAGCGCCATTCGCCGCGTCACCGGTGCGCTGGATCCGCGTCTGTATCGGACGATACAGATCGCCGCGCCCAGCGAGGACGAGCTGGCCCAGCCCTGGCTGTGGCGCTTCTGGCGCAATGTTCCGGCGCGGGGAGAATTCACCATCTTTGACCGGTCTTGGTACGGCCGGGTGCTGGTCGAGCGGGTCGAAGGCTTTTGTACGCCGGATGAATGGCTGCGCGCCTATACCGAGATCAACGACTTCGAGGAGCAGCTGGTGGAAGCCGGTGTGGTGGTGGTCAAGTTCTGGCTGTCGATCGACAAGAAGACGCAGCTGGAGCGGTTCAAGGAGCGTGAGGACACACCGCATAAGCGCTTCAAGATCACCGAAGAAGACTGGCGCAACCGGGAAAAGTGGGATGAATACGGCCTTGCGGTGGCGGACATGGTTGACCGCACCAGCACGGAGATCGCGCCGTGGACGTTGGTGGAGGCCAACGACAAGCGGTTCGCACGGATCAAGGTACTGCGTACGCTGAATGATGCGCTGGAAGCCGCTATCAGTTGA
- a CDS encoding DUF2059 domain-containing protein: MHILNSFGVCGALSLALLAGHASADSAGHEAQAERFLELVNADRISVPVYAQVQQMFAQRFEQTQAPESKRGLLESYQSKADAALDKAIGWEQVKPDLVALYTETFNESELTRLNEFYESALGKKMLTQLPQLNARSAQVTQAKLESAVPQVNKLLADMTAELDTQKKP, from the coding sequence ATGCACATTCTCAACTCCTTCGGCGTGTGTGGGGCGCTGTCACTGGCGCTGCTCGCCGGCCATGCCAGCGCGGACAGTGCCGGCCATGAGGCTCAGGCCGAGCGTTTTCTCGAGCTGGTTAACGCCGACCGTATCTCGGTGCCGGTCTATGCCCAGGTTCAGCAGATGTTTGCCCAGCGCTTTGAGCAGACTCAGGCACCGGAAAGCAAGCGGGGCCTGTTGGAGAGCTATCAGTCCAAGGCCGATGCCGCGCTCGATAAGGCCATCGGCTGGGAGCAGGTCAAACCCGATCTCGTGGCGCTGTACACCGAAACTTTCAACGAATCGGAGCTCACGCGGCTCAATGAATTCTACGAATCCGCGCTGGGCAAAAAGATGCTCACCCAGCTGCCGCAGCTCAACGCCCGCTCGGCGCAGGTGACACAAGCCAAGCTGGAAAGCGCTGTGCCTCAAGTGAACAAACTACTGGCTGATATGACAGCCGAACTCGACACGCAGAAGAAGCCCTGA